A single window of Bombus affinis isolate iyBomAffi1 chromosome 15, iyBomAffi1.2, whole genome shotgun sequence DNA harbors:
- the LOC126924748 gene encoding uncharacterized protein LOC126924748 isoform X2 has protein sequence MTFIRIITPDSIEYRYFPITKSRLRLSMQAAHDARISLRTHLGGDSNVYEIIIGGWRNTMSAIKRNNQEQDVAEAETRNILNAQYMFNIWIQWCCDGTLKIGRQNGDVFLAYKDRNPFVINYIGVSTAWGATGEFLIEESPCTSLVVRQQLVDTCYCWIDYNESDGLPQNAVIASEDGLYIGRVHHRDSITPGGIRNNVCTIPWGGASHDKKDFQILCGKDVNWVKSWEGSVPLYALPAGETEDGHALFIGRVLHEGVYHIGKIQPNHQICYIGVHGHEERYIDYETLVVCDYYAVEYVGR, from the exons TTAGGATTATTACACCTGATAGCATAGAATATCGTTATTTTCCCATCACAAAATCTCGCCTCAGGCTGAGTATGCAAGCTGCTCACGATGCAAGAATTTCCTTACGTACACATTTGGGTGGAGACTCAAATGTGTATGAG ATTATTATTGGAGGATGGAGAAACACAATGTCAGCCATAAAAAGGAATAACCAAGAACAAGATGTGGCAGAAGCAGAAACAAGAAACATATTAAATGCTCAGTATATGTTCAATATTTGGATTCA ATGGTGTTGTGATGGAACTTTAAAGATTGGTCGTCAAAATGGTGATGTTTTTCTAGCATACAAAGACAGAAATCCgtttgttataaattatataggggTTAGCACAGCGTGGGGTGCAACTGGTGAATTTTTGATAGAAG AATCACCGTGTACATCTCTAGTTGTTAGGCAACAATTGGTAGACACTTGCTACTGTTGGATAGATTATAACGAGTCAGATGGTCTTCCACAAAACGCTGTAATAGCCTCAGAAGATGGTTTGTATATAGGCCGCGTTCATCACAGAGATTCGATCACACCTGGTGGTATCAGAAATAATGTATGTACAATACCATGGGGTGGAGCCTCTCACGATAAAAaagattttcaaatattatgcGGCAAAGATGTGAATTGGGTAAAATCATGGGAAGGAAGTGTTCCTTTGTACGCTCTTCCTGCCGGTGAAACCGAAGACGGCCACGCTCTTTTTATAGGCAGAGTGTTACACGAAGGTGTATATCACATAGGAAAAATACAGCCGAATCATCAAATATGTTATATAGGCGTACACGGCCATGAAGAACGTTACATAGATTATGAAACTTTAGTCGTTTGTGATTATTATGCTGTGGAATATGTTGGTAGATAA
- the LOC126924743 gene encoding protein Rae1, translated as MFNQSGGLQTGTSTTSNPMQDYEVVSPPDDSVSSLAFSPACIPQNFLVAGSWDYNVRCWEVEQSGKTVPKSMQSMAAPVLDVCWSDDGTKVFMAGCDKTAKCWDLASNQSIQVAQHDAPIKTCHWIKATTYSCLMTGSWDKTLRFWDLRSPKPAMTINLIERCYCADVDYPMAAVGTAGRGLIVYQLEGSPREYKTVELNLKYQYRCIAIFRDKKKVPTGFAIGSTEGRVAIHHLNLGSKENFTFKCHRTNGTPNGYQDIYAVNDIAFHPVHGTIATVGGDGTFGFWDKDARTKLKSSEPMEQPITRCCFNHNGQIFAYAVSYDWSKGHEYYNPAKKNSIFLRPCFEELKPKASP; from the exons ATGTTTAATCAAAGCGGGGGACTACAAACTGGCACGTCGACTACTTCTAACCCAATGCAGGATTATGAGGTTGTCTCCCCACCTGATGATTCTGTCTCCAGTCTCGCATTTAGTCCTGCTTGTATTCCACAAAATTTCCTCGTTGCTGGCTCTTGGGATTACAACGTTCGCTGTTGGGAAGTCGAGCAATCTGGTAAAACTGTTCCTAAATCAATGCAATCTATGGCTGCTCCAGTTCTTGATGTTTGTTGGAGTGAT GATGGAACGAAAGTATTCATGGCAGGTTGCGACAAAACAGCAAAATGTTGGGATTTAGCTTCCAATCAGAGTATTCAAGTAGCACAACACGATGCACCTATTAAAACTTGTCATTGGATTAAAGCAACCACATATTCATGTCTTATGACTGGTTCTTGGGATAAAACCTTAAGA TTTTGGGATCTGCGAAGTCCTAAGCCAGCAATGActataaatttaattgaaagaTGTTACTGTGCTGATGTT GATTATCCAATGGCAGCAGTAGGAACTGCTGGACGTGGATTGATAGTTTATCAATTGGAAGGCAGTCCTCGAGAGTATAAGACGGTAGAACTAAACTTAAAATATCAGTATCGATGTATCGCGATTTTTAGAGATAAAAAGAAAGTTCCAACTGGTTTTGCAATTGGCAGTACAGAGGGTCGTGTAGCCATACACCATCTGAATCTAGGTTCAAAAGAAAACTTCACTTTCAAATGTCATAGAACAAATGGAACCCCTAATGGATACCAAGATATTTATGCA GTAAATGATATCGCATTTCATCCGGTTCATGGTACTATTGCAACCGTCGGAGGTGACGGTACGTTTGGATTTTGGGACAAAGATGCTAGAACTAAACTGAAGTCTTCAGAACCTATGGAGCAACCAATTACTCGATGTTGTTTCAATCACAATGGACAAATATTTGCATATGCGGTGTCATACGATTGGTCAAAA GGTCATGAATACTATAATCCAGCAAAGAAGAACTCTATATTCCTTAGACCCTGCTTTGAAGAACTAAAACCTAAAGCGTCGCCATAA
- the LOC126924748 gene encoding uncharacterized protein LOC126924748 isoform X1, translating into MSARKFVRIITPDSIEYRYFPITKSRLRLSMQAAHDARISLRTHLGGDSNVYEIIIGGWRNTMSAIKRNNQEQDVAEAETRNILNAQYMFNIWIQWCCDGTLKIGRQNGDVFLAYKDRNPFVINYIGVSTAWGATGEFLIEESPCTSLVVRQQLVDTCYCWIDYNESDGLPQNAVIASEDGLYIGRVHHRDSITPGGIRNNVCTIPWGGASHDKKDFQILCGKDVNWVKSWEGSVPLYALPAGETEDGHALFIGRVLHEGVYHIGKIQPNHQICYIGVHGHEERYIDYETLVVCDYYAVEYVGR; encoded by the exons TTAGGATTATTACACCTGATAGCATAGAATATCGTTATTTTCCCATCACAAAATCTCGCCTCAGGCTGAGTATGCAAGCTGCTCACGATGCAAGAATTTCCTTACGTACACATTTGGGTGGAGACTCAAATGTGTATGAG ATTATTATTGGAGGATGGAGAAACACAATGTCAGCCATAAAAAGGAATAACCAAGAACAAGATGTGGCAGAAGCAGAAACAAGAAACATATTAAATGCTCAGTATATGTTCAATATTTGGATTCA ATGGTGTTGTGATGGAACTTTAAAGATTGGTCGTCAAAATGGTGATGTTTTTCTAGCATACAAAGACAGAAATCCgtttgttataaattatataggggTTAGCACAGCGTGGGGTGCAACTGGTGAATTTTTGATAGAAG AATCACCGTGTACATCTCTAGTTGTTAGGCAACAATTGGTAGACACTTGCTACTGTTGGATAGATTATAACGAGTCAGATGGTCTTCCACAAAACGCTGTAATAGCCTCAGAAGATGGTTTGTATATAGGCCGCGTTCATCACAGAGATTCGATCACACCTGGTGGTATCAGAAATAATGTATGTACAATACCATGGGGTGGAGCCTCTCACGATAAAAaagattttcaaatattatgcGGCAAAGATGTGAATTGGGTAAAATCATGGGAAGGAAGTGTTCCTTTGTACGCTCTTCCTGCCGGTGAAACCGAAGACGGCCACGCTCTTTTTATAGGCAGAGTGTTACACGAAGGTGTATATCACATAGGAAAAATACAGCCGAATCATCAAATATGTTATATAGGCGTACACGGCCATGAAGAACGTTACATAGATTATGAAACTTTAGTCGTTTGTGATTATTATGCTGTGGAATATGTTGGTAGATAA